From the genome of Methylocystis bryophila, one region includes:
- the rpsP gene encoding 30S ribosomal protein S16, giving the protein MSLKIRLSRGGAKKRPFYSVVVADSRSPRDGRFIEKLGTFDPLRPKDATDRLVLDAEKAQAWIAKGAQPTDRVARLLEGVGVGKREARSNPQKAQPKKKAQERAAAAAAASAEAAA; this is encoded by the coding sequence ATGTCTCTCAAAATTCGTCTCTCCCGCGGCGGCGCCAAGAAGCGTCCCTTCTATAGCGTCGTCGTCGCCGATTCGCGCTCCCCGCGCGACGGCCGCTTCATCGAGAAGCTCGGCACCTTCGATCCGCTGCGCCCGAAGGACGCGACGGACCGTCTCGTGCTCGACGCCGAAAAAGCGCAGGCGTGGATCGCCAAGGGCGCGCAGCCGACCGATCGCGTCGCGCGGCTGCTGGAAGGCGTCGGCGTCGGCAAGCGCGAGGCGCGCAGCAATCCGCAAAAGGCCCAGCCCAAGAAGAAGGCCCAAGAGCGCGCCGCCGCGGCGGCTGCGGCTTCCGCCGAAGCGGCGGCCTGA
- the ffh gene encoding signal recognition particle protein yields the protein MFESLSDKLSGIFDKLTRRGALSEADVAEALREVRRALLDADVALDVARAFSEKAQERAVGANIVKSISPGQMVIKIVNDVLVETLGETAEPISLDANPPVAIMMVGLQGAGKTTTTAKIAKRLKEREKKRVLMASLDVKRPAAQEQLAVLGRQVGVDTLPIMGGQTPVQIARRAMESARKEGYDVVLLDTAGRTHIDEPLMQEMVDIKSYASPHEILLVADALTGQDAVNLAKNFDQRVGVTGIVLTRMDGDGRGGAALSMRFVTGKPIKLIATGEKMDALDEFSPKRIADRILGMGDIVALVEKAAAAIDQQEAMRAAERMAKGKFDLQDLSDQLGMAEKMGGLGGMMSLLPGVAKMKDQLASAKMDDKSIKRMRGIIFSMTPKERRNPDILKASRKKRIAAGAGVKVEEVNKLLKQHRTMSDVMKAMGGMKRGGGGMMGKAAQMMGLGNLPTPSPEEIARLQKQLGGGALPPAPGGLPEAPPKELFAPKPGALPGLGGGGGLFGGLNPFGKKK from the coding sequence ATGTTCGAGAGCCTTTCCGACAAGCTCTCCGGCATATTCGACAAGCTCACGCGGCGCGGCGCCCTTTCCGAGGCCGACGTCGCCGAGGCGTTGCGCGAGGTGCGCCGAGCGCTGCTCGACGCCGACGTGGCGCTCGACGTGGCGCGCGCTTTCTCCGAGAAGGCGCAGGAGCGCGCTGTCGGCGCCAATATCGTCAAGTCGATCTCGCCTGGCCAGATGGTCATCAAGATCGTCAATGACGTGCTAGTCGAGACCCTGGGCGAGACGGCGGAGCCGATCTCTCTCGACGCCAATCCGCCCGTCGCCATCATGATGGTCGGCCTGCAGGGCGCGGGCAAGACGACGACGACCGCCAAGATCGCCAAGCGCCTGAAAGAGCGCGAGAAGAAGCGCGTGCTGATGGCCTCGCTCGACGTGAAGCGTCCGGCGGCGCAGGAGCAGCTTGCCGTGCTCGGTCGCCAGGTCGGCGTCGACACGCTCCCCATCATGGGAGGCCAGACGCCCGTGCAGATCGCGCGGCGCGCGATGGAGTCGGCGCGCAAGGAAGGCTACGACGTGGTGCTGCTCGACACGGCCGGACGCACCCATATCGACGAACCGCTGATGCAGGAGATGGTGGACATCAAGTCCTACGCCAGCCCGCATGAGATTCTGCTCGTCGCCGACGCCCTGACCGGTCAGGACGCGGTCAATCTCGCCAAGAATTTCGATCAGCGCGTCGGCGTCACCGGCATTGTGCTGACGCGCATGGACGGCGACGGACGCGGCGGCGCGGCGCTCTCGATGCGCTTCGTCACCGGCAAGCCGATCAAGCTCATCGCGACGGGCGAGAAGATGGACGCGCTGGACGAGTTTTCGCCCAAGCGCATCGCAGACCGCATCCTCGGCATGGGCGACATCGTCGCGCTCGTCGAGAAGGCCGCCGCGGCGATCGACCAGCAAGAGGCGATGCGCGCTGCCGAGCGCATGGCCAAAGGCAAGTTCGATCTGCAGGACCTTTCCGATCAGCTCGGCATGGCCGAAAAAATGGGCGGCCTGGGCGGCATGATGAGCCTTCTGCCCGGCGTCGCCAAGATGAAGGATCAGCTCGCCTCGGCGAAGATGGACGACAAGTCGATCAAGCGCATGCGCGGGATCATCTTCTCGATGACGCCGAAGGAACGGCGCAACCCCGATATCCTCAAGGCCTCGCGCAAGAAGCGCATCGCCGCCGGCGCCGGCGTCAAGGTCGAGGAGGTCAACAAGCTGTTGAAGCAGCACCGCACGATGTCCGACGTGATGAAGGCGATGGGCGGCATGAAGCGCGGCGGCGGCGGCATGATGGGCAAGGCCGCGCAGATGATGGGCCTTGGCAATCTGCCGACGCCCTCGCCGGAGGAGATCGCCAGATTGCAAAAGCAACTGGGCGGCGGCGCGCTGCCGCCCGCGCCGGGCGGGCTCCCCGAGGCGCCGCCCAAGGAATTGTTCGCTCCAAAGCCCGGCGCTTTGCCTGGGCTTGGCGGCGGCGGAGGTCTCTTCGGCGGGCTCAACCCGTTCGGGAAGAAGAAGTGA
- a CDS encoding valine--tRNA ligase has product MEKTFDPAAIERRIRENWESAGAFRAGRPERAAAAPYSIVIPPPNVTGNLHMGHALNNTLQDILARHARMQGKDVLWQPGTDHAGIATQMVVERQLMERQEHRRALGREKFLERVWAWKAESGGAIVEQLKRLGASCDWSRERFTLDEGLSRAVVKVFVALHREGLIYKDKRLVNWDPKLHTAISDLEVQQVECRGAFKWERGGEKPFDAAALAKILDKNPNGHLYYFDYPLEGDDGAVITVATTRPETMLGDTGVAVHPENERLKYLIGRHVILPLVGRRIPIVADEYADPEKGTGAVKITPAHDFNDFEVGKRHGLRVVNVLDLEGRVTLQGNAEFHEGLESSADLTQSFTALDSHDRFDARAKIVAMMEARGLLGKIEPNTHMVPHGDRSQVVLEPRLTDQWYVDAKTLAQPALKAVREGKTVFVPKNWEKTYFEWLDNIQPWCISRQLWWGHRIPAWYDEEGNVFVADSDEAAQAQAREKHGRDVALARDEDVLDTWFSSALWPFSTLGWPDETKELARFYPTTVLVTGFDIIFFWVARMMMMGLHFMGEVPFRDVYIHALVRDEKGAKMSKSKGNVIDPLGLIDQYGADALRFTLAAMAAQGRDIKLSTQRVEGYRNFATKLWNASRFAEINGCARVEGYDPKANQNVLNRWIVTEAARASREISAAIEAYRFNDAANAAYRFVWNIFCDWYVELTKPLLSGEDGPAKDETRACTAFALDQIYALLHPFMPFITEELWAIKGAAGPKRESLLALGAWPQLEGLEDDAAEAEIGWIVELVSEVRSLRAEMNLGATEIPLVLVGADEAARARALRWQDTLQKLARLSSVAFAESPPKSSAQFLVRGTLAALPLEGVIDLAAEAKRLDKEIEKHDAEVRKLDAKLSNEGFLAKAEEEVIDEHRERRENALARIGTLKAARTRLG; this is encoded by the coding sequence ATGGAAAAGACCTTCGACCCAGCCGCGATCGAGCGACGAATCCGAGAGAATTGGGAAAGCGCGGGCGCCTTTCGCGCCGGCCGTCCGGAGCGCGCCGCCGCCGCACCCTATTCCATTGTGATCCCGCCGCCGAACGTCACCGGCAATCTGCACATGGGTCATGCGCTCAACAACACGCTGCAGGACATTCTCGCCCGCCACGCGCGCATGCAGGGCAAGGACGTGCTCTGGCAGCCCGGCACGGACCACGCCGGCATCGCGACGCAGATGGTCGTCGAGCGCCAGCTCATGGAGCGCCAGGAGCATCGCCGCGCGCTTGGCCGCGAGAAGTTCCTGGAGCGCGTCTGGGCCTGGAAGGCGGAGTCGGGCGGCGCGATCGTCGAGCAATTGAAGCGCCTTGGCGCCTCCTGCGACTGGTCGCGCGAACGCTTCACGCTGGACGAAGGGCTCTCGCGCGCCGTTGTCAAAGTGTTCGTCGCGCTCCATCGCGAGGGGCTGATCTACAAGGACAAGCGCCTTGTCAATTGGGATCCGAAGCTCCACACGGCGATCTCCGACCTCGAGGTGCAGCAGGTCGAGTGTCGCGGCGCGTTCAAATGGGAGCGCGGCGGCGAAAAGCCCTTCGACGCGGCGGCGTTGGCCAAGATTCTCGACAAGAATCCCAACGGCCATCTCTATTATTTCGACTATCCGCTGGAGGGCGACGACGGCGCCGTGATCACTGTGGCGACGACGCGCCCCGAGACGATGTTGGGGGACACGGGCGTTGCGGTGCATCCCGAGAACGAGAGGCTGAAGTACCTCATTGGTCGACATGTGATCCTGCCGCTCGTCGGCCGGCGCATTCCGATCGTCGCCGACGAATACGCGGACCCGGAAAAGGGCACCGGCGCCGTGAAGATCACCCCCGCGCACGATTTCAACGATTTCGAGGTCGGGAAAAGGCATGGGCTACGCGTCGTCAACGTCTTGGATTTAGAAGGGCGTGTGACGCTGCAGGGCAACGCCGAGTTCCATGAAGGCTTGGAATCGAGCGCGGACTTGACGCAAAGCTTTACGGCGTTGGACAGTCACGACCGCTTCGACGCTCGCGCGAAAATCGTCGCGATGATGGAGGCGCGCGGCCTGCTCGGCAAGATCGAGCCCAATACGCATATGGTGCCGCACGGCGACCGCTCTCAAGTTGTGCTTGAGCCTCGGCTGACCGACCAATGGTACGTGGACGCCAAGACTCTCGCACAGCCGGCGCTGAAAGCCGTGCGCGAGGGCAAGACTGTTTTCGTGCCAAAAAATTGGGAGAAGACCTATTTCGAATGGCTCGACAACATCCAGCCCTGGTGCATCTCGCGCCAACTCTGGTGGGGCCATCGCATCCCCGCGTGGTACGACGAGGAGGGCAATGTCTTTGTCGCCGACAGCGACGAGGCGGCGCAGGCGCAAGCGCGCGAAAAGCATGGCCGCGACGTCGCGCTCGCGCGCGATGAGGACGTGCTCGACACGTGGTTCTCCTCGGCGCTTTGGCCCTTCTCGACGCTCGGCTGGCCCGACGAGACGAAAGAGCTCGCCCGCTTCTATCCGACGACGGTGCTCGTCACGGGCTTCGACATCATCTTCTTCTGGGTCGCCCGCATGATGATGATGGGCCTCCATTTCATGGGCGAGGTCCCCTTCCGCGACGTCTATATTCACGCGCTCGTCCGCGACGAGAAGGGCGCGAAGATGTCGAAGTCGAAGGGCAATGTGATCGATCCGCTTGGCCTCATCGACCAGTATGGCGCGGATGCGCTGCGCTTCACGCTCGCCGCCATGGCGGCGCAGGGCCGCGACATCAAGCTTTCGACCCAGCGCGTCGAGGGCTATCGCAATTTCGCGACGAAGCTCTGGAACGCCTCGCGCTTCGCCGAGATCAACGGCTGCGCGCGCGTCGAGGGCTACGACCCGAAAGCCAATCAGAACGTCCTCAATCGTTGGATCGTGACGGAGGCCGCGCGCGCGTCCCGCGAGATCAGCGCCGCGATCGAGGCCTATCGCTTCAACGACGCCGCCAACGCCGCCTATCGCTTCGTGTGGAACATCTTCTGCGATTGGTATGTGGAGCTGACGAAGCCGCTACTCTCCGGCGAGGACGGTCCCGCAAAGGACGAGACGCGCGCCTGCACGGCCTTCGCGCTCGATCAGATCTATGCGCTGCTGCATCCCTTCATGCCCTTCATCACCGAGGAGCTCTGGGCGATCAAGGGCGCGGCGGGGCCAAAGCGGGAAAGCCTGCTGGCGCTCGGCGCCTGGCCGCAGCTCGAAGGACTCGAGGACGACGCGGCGGAGGCGGAGATCGGCTGGATCGTCGAGCTCGTCTCCGAGGTCCGCTCGCTGCGGGCCGAGATGAATCTGGGCGCGACGGAGATCCCGCTCGTGCTCGTCGGCGCCGACGAGGCGGCGCGGGCGCGCGCGCTGCGCTGGCAGGACACGTTGCAGAAGCTCGCGCGGCTTTCCAGCGTCGCTTTTGCGGAGTCCCCGCCAAAGAGCAGCGCGCAGTTCCTGGTGCGCGGGACGCTCGCGGCGCTGCCGCTCGAGGGCGTCATCGACCTCGCCGCGGAAGCCAAGCGTCTCGACAAGGAGATCGAGAAGCACGACGCCGAGGTGAGGAAGCTCGACGCCAAGCTCTCGAACGAGGGCTTCCTGGCCAAGGCGGAGGAAGAGGTCATCGACGAGCATCGCGAGCGGCGCGAGAACGCGCTCGCGCGCATCGGGACGTTGAAGGCGGCCAGGACGAGGCTCGGATGA
- a CDS encoding DUF3734 domain-containing protein, translating into MTKQTKELKALVLQGGGALGSYQAGAFEALAESKIEIDWLAGISIGAINGAIICGNPPALRAERLAQFWRQTSALLTAPPVSKDGASLRLFNESSAALTAGFGVPGFFTPRAPPLIPGWPYDPGNLSLYDTASLEETLRRLVDFDLLNAGPIRYSIGATNARTGNFQYFDTKYHKIGPEHVMASGALPPGLPPIEIGGEFYWDGGLVSNTPLQYVLDFEGDHENICVFQIDLFSALGELPKTMLEVAQREKDIRYSSRTRLNTDVERRRCAVREAIHRFSERLPAELRDDPDWRVIDDYGSPRATTIVHLIHRRAVAESASKDYEFSRYTMERNWADGRMDVEKTLTHPDWIARTPPRSGVKVFDLTLSREQRARNTAL; encoded by the coding sequence ATGACAAAGCAGACGAAGGAGCTCAAAGCGCTCGTGCTGCAAGGCGGCGGGGCGCTGGGCTCCTACCAGGCCGGCGCTTTCGAGGCGCTGGCGGAGAGCAAGATCGAGATCGACTGGCTCGCCGGCATCTCGATCGGCGCGATCAATGGCGCGATCATCTGCGGCAATCCGCCGGCGCTCCGCGCCGAGCGGCTCGCTCAGTTCTGGCGGCAGACCTCGGCTTTGCTCACGGCCCCGCCGGTGTCTAAGGACGGCGCGAGCCTGCGCCTCTTCAACGAGTCGAGCGCCGCGCTGACGGCTGGCTTCGGCGTGCCGGGCTTCTTCACGCCGCGCGCGCCGCCGCTCATCCCCGGCTGGCCCTACGATCCGGGAAATTTGAGCCTCTACGATACGGCCTCTCTAGAGGAGACGTTACGGCGGCTCGTGGACTTCGATCTCCTGAACGCCGGCCCCATTCGCTACAGCATCGGCGCGACGAACGCGCGGACCGGCAATTTCCAGTATTTCGACACCAAATATCACAAGATCGGACCCGAGCATGTGATGGCGAGCGGCGCGCTGCCGCCGGGCCTTCCGCCGATCGAGATCGGCGGCGAGTTCTATTGGGACGGCGGCCTCGTCTCCAACACGCCGCTGCAATATGTGCTCGACTTCGAAGGCGACCACGAAAACATCTGCGTCTTCCAGATCGACCTCTTCAGCGCCCTCGGCGAGCTGCCGAAGACGATGCTCGAAGTCGCGCAGCGCGAAAAAGACATCCGCTATTCGAGCCGCACCCGCCTCAACACCGACGTCGAGCGCCGCCGCTGCGCGGTGCGCGAGGCGATCCACCGATTTTCGGAGCGATTGCCCGCGGAGCTGCGCGACGACCCGGACTGGCGGGTGATCGACGATTACGGCTCCCCTCGCGCGACGACGATCGTGCATCTCATCCATCGCCGCGCCGTGGCCGAGAGCGCTTCGAAAGACTATGAATTTTCGCGTTACACGATGGAGCGCAACTGGGCCGACGGACGAATGGACGTCGAGAAAACGCTTACGCATCCGGATTGGATCGCCCGCACGCCGCCGCGCAGCGGGGTGAAGGTCTTCGATCTGACCTTGAGCCGCGAGCAGCGGGCGAGGAACACAGCTTTATGA
- a CDS encoding acetoacetate decarboxylase: MKIDEVRRRAFSMPLTSPAFPRGPFRFYDREYFIITYRTDPAALEKILPEPLTFDEPLVKFEFIRMPNSTGFGDYTESGQVIPVRFNGVAGNYTHAMFLDDGAPIYGGRELWGFPKKLAKPKIQVAQDALVGTLDSGPVRVVTATMGFKYEALDLDAVTKSLAVPNYLLKIIPHVDGSPRILELVDYRLEDVTVKGAWTGPGAIELFWHALAPVAELPIVDLVSTVHIVADLTLGLGKVVYDYLDPHSGA, encoded by the coding sequence ATGAAGATAGACGAAGTCCGCCGCCGCGCCTTCTCCATGCCGCTCACCAGTCCGGCCTTCCCGCGCGGGCCGTTTCGTTTCTACGATCGCGAATATTTCATCATCACTTATCGCACCGACCCGGCCGCGCTCGAGAAAATCCTTCCCGAGCCGCTCACCTTCGACGAGCCGCTGGTGAAGTTTGAATTCATCCGCATGCCGAATTCGACGGGCTTTGGAGATTACACCGAATCGGGTCAGGTCATCCCGGTGCGCTTCAACGGCGTCGCCGGCAATTACACCCATGCGATGTTCCTCGACGACGGCGCGCCGATCTACGGCGGACGCGAGCTCTGGGGCTTTCCGAAGAAGCTCGCGAAGCCGAAGATCCAGGTCGCGCAAGACGCGCTGGTCGGAACGCTCGACAGCGGCCCCGTGCGGGTCGTGACCGCCACCATGGGCTTCAAATATGAGGCGCTCGACCTCGACGCCGTCACAAAGTCTCTCGCCGTTCCAAACTATCTCCTGAAAATCATCCCGCATGTCGACGGCAGTCCGCGCATCTTGGAGCTCGTCGACTACCGTCTGGAGGACGTGACCGTCAAAGGCGCTTGGACTGGGCCCGGCGCGATCGAGCTCTTCTGGCACGCGCTCGCCCCCGTCGCGGAGCTACCGATCGTCGATCTGGTCTCGACCGTCCACATCGTCGCCGATCTGACGCTCGGCCTCGGCAAGGTCGTCTACGACTATCTCGACCCGCATTCCGGCGCCTAG
- a CDS encoding 3-oxoacid CoA-transferase subunit A, whose amino-acid sequence MQKAITAKEAAALVPDGASVMIGGFMGVGTPHRIIDALVARGARGLTVIANDTAFPAIGIGKLIDAGCASRVIASHIGTNPITQKKMIAGEITVELVPQGTLIERIRAGGSGLGGVLTPTGLGTVVEDGKPVIDVDGVKFLLEKPLRADFALLHAHDADYNGNLTYRLTAANFNPIIAFAAEVTIAEPLQIVPVGVIPPDAVRTPGVLVDHLVERPH is encoded by the coding sequence GTGCAAAAAGCGATAACGGCGAAGGAAGCCGCGGCGCTGGTGCCGGACGGCGCGAGCGTCATGATCGGCGGCTTCATGGGCGTCGGAACACCGCACCGAATCATTGACGCCCTCGTGGCGCGCGGCGCGCGGGGCCTCACCGTCATCGCCAACGATACGGCGTTTCCCGCGATCGGCATCGGCAAGCTCATCGACGCGGGCTGCGCGTCGCGCGTCATCGCCTCCCACATCGGCACGAATCCGATCACGCAAAAGAAGATGATCGCCGGCGAGATCACCGTGGAGCTCGTGCCGCAAGGCACGCTCATCGAGCGGATTCGCGCCGGGGGGAGCGGGCTCGGCGGCGTCCTCACGCCCACGGGCCTCGGCACCGTGGTCGAGGACGGAAAGCCCGTTATCGACGTCGATGGCGTAAAATTCCTGCTCGAAAAGCCGCTGCGCGCCGACTTCGCGCTGCTGCACGCGCATGACGCGGACTACAACGGCAATCTCACCTATCGCCTCACCGCGGCCAATTTCAATCCGATCATCGCCTTCGCCGCCGAGGTCACCATCGCCGAGCCGCTTCAGATCGTGCCGGTCGGCGTGATTCCTCCGGATGCGGTGCGCACGCCCGGCGTGCTCGTCGACCATCTCGTAGAAAGGCCCCACTGA
- a CDS encoding 3-oxoacid CoA-transferase subunit B — MDAKEIIARRVALELRNNTLVNLGIGLPTFVAHYVPAGISVAFQSENGIIGFGAPPPNGMENPHLTDAGGGFISALPGAISFDSAVSFALIRGGHLDMTVLGGLQVDQQGRLANWMVPGKIVPGMGGAMDLVVGAKRVIIAMQHTAKGRPKIVEKLTLPPTAMRRVSLVVTELAVIEPTDEGLVLRERAPGVATDEIVAATAAKLLIADDIREMPIRCAA, encoded by the coding sequence ATGGACGCCAAGGAAATCATCGCCCGGCGCGTGGCGCTCGAGCTGCGCAACAACACGCTCGTCAACCTCGGCATCGGGCTGCCGACGTTCGTCGCGCATTATGTCCCGGCGGGGATCTCCGTGGCCTTCCAGAGCGAGAACGGCATCATCGGTTTCGGCGCGCCGCCCCCCAATGGCATGGAGAACCCGCACCTGACCGACGCCGGCGGCGGCTTCATCTCGGCGCTTCCGGGAGCGATCAGCTTCGACAGCGCCGTGAGCTTCGCCTTGATCCGCGGGGGCCATTTGGACATGACAGTGCTCGGCGGCCTGCAAGTGGACCAGCAAGGGCGGCTCGCCAATTGGATGGTGCCCGGCAAGATCGTTCCGGGCATGGGCGGCGCCATGGACCTCGTCGTCGGCGCGAAGCGCGTCATCATCGCCATGCAGCACACGGCGAAGGGAAGACCCAAGATCGTCGAGAAACTGACGCTGCCGCCGACCGCCATGCGACGCGTGAGCCTCGTCGTGACGGAGCTGGCCGTGATCGAGCCGACGGACGAGGGGTTGGTTCTGCGCGAGCGCGCGCCAGGCGTCGCGACGGATGAGATCGTCGCGGCGACGGCCGCGAAACTGCTGATCGCGGACGACATCCGAGAGATGCCGATCCGCTGCGCGGCTTGA
- a CDS encoding 3-hydroxybutyrate dehydrogenase, whose translation MDLKGKIAFVTGAASGIGHAIAKRYVEAGGRVVIADLNLDAAKAAATELGGEKVAFAVAMDVSNEDQVNAGVDLAAKTFGTIDILVSNAGIQIVHPIEEFPFAQWKKLLAIHLDGAFLTTKACVKYMYPQKSGALIYMGSVHSHEASPLKSAYVTAKHGLLGLARTMAKEGAKHNVRANIICPGFVLTPLVEKQIPEQAQELGISEERVVKEIMLGETVDKQFTMVSDVADVALMLAAFKTNALTGESIIVSHGWHMN comes from the coding sequence ATGGATCTCAAAGGCAAAATCGCTTTCGTCACCGGCGCCGCGAGCGGCATCGGGCACGCCATCGCCAAGCGTTACGTCGAGGCGGGCGGCCGCGTCGTGATCGCCGACCTCAATCTCGACGCGGCCAAGGCCGCCGCGACCGAGCTCGGCGGCGAGAAAGTCGCGTTCGCGGTCGCAATGGACGTCTCGAACGAGGATCAGGTCAATGCTGGCGTCGATCTCGCCGCCAAGACCTTCGGGACGATCGACATTCTCGTCTCCAACGCCGGCATTCAGATCGTGCATCCGATCGAGGAGTTTCCTTTCGCGCAATGGAAGAAGCTGCTCGCCATCCATCTCGACGGGGCGTTCCTGACGACCAAGGCCTGCGTGAAATACATGTATCCGCAGAAGTCGGGCGCGCTGATCTACATGGGCTCCGTGCACAGCCACGAGGCCTCGCCGCTCAAATCCGCCTATGTCACGGCGAAGCACGGTCTGCTAGGGCTCGCGCGCACCATGGCCAAGGAGGGCGCCAAGCACAATGTCCGCGCCAACATCATTTGCCCGGGATTCGTGCTGACGCCGCTCGTCGAGAAGCAGATCCCGGAGCAGGCGCAAGAGCTCGGCATCAGCGAGGAGCGCGTCGTCAAGGAGATCATGCTCGGCGAAACGGTCGACAAGCAGTTCACGATGGTGAGCGATGTGGCGGATGTCGCGCTGATGCTCGCGGCCTTCAAGACGAACGCGCTGACCGGCGAGTCGATCATCGTCAGCCACGGCTGGCATATGAACTAA
- a CDS encoding uracil-DNA glycosylase — MGVDANSDEGRALQALLAYYHALGVDCAVDGTPHDRFEESRRPSLRSPPPEVARDNAPVSRVVAAPLAADEVTAEAERIAAGARDLETLAQGLFGFEALGMGRRAQHFLFAEGVPGSAVMAMEAAPGAEEERSGAPFSGPEARLLEAMLKAIGVSRSDAYLAYFAPWRSPGGQAPAPHHVEALTPFARRHIALARPKVLLLFGEFAPRALGREEAFSKLRWRRFELSFDGAEVSAFVAPDLPSILKSGAMKRPAWKLLRSAAASLRGEAARDR; from the coding sequence GTGGGCGTCGACGCAAATTCGGACGAAGGCCGGGCCCTCCAGGCGCTGCTCGCTTATTACCACGCGCTGGGCGTCGATTGCGCGGTGGATGGGACGCCGCACGATCGCTTCGAGGAAAGTCGGCGGCCTTCCCTCCGATCGCCGCCGCCTGAAGTCGCTCGCGACAACGCGCCTGTCTCACGGGTCGTCGCCGCGCCGCTCGCTGCGGACGAAGTGACGGCCGAAGCGGAACGGATCGCCGCTGGCGCGCGTGATCTCGAGACGCTGGCGCAAGGCCTCTTCGGATTTGAAGCGCTCGGCATGGGCCGGCGCGCCCAGCATTTTCTTTTCGCGGAGGGTGTTCCGGGCTCTGCCGTCATGGCGATGGAGGCTGCGCCCGGCGCAGAGGAGGAGCGCAGCGGCGCGCCCTTTAGCGGCCCCGAAGCGCGACTGCTCGAAGCCATGCTGAAAGCGATCGGCGTCTCCCGAAGCGACGCTTATCTCGCTTATTTCGCGCCTTGGCGCTCGCCCGGCGGCCAAGCGCCCGCCCCGCATCACGTGGAGGCGCTGACGCCTTTCGCGCGCCGCCACATTGCGCTCGCGAGGCCCAAGGTCCTGCTACTCTTCGGCGAGTTTGCGCCTCGCGCGCTCGGCCGCGAAGAAGCTTTCAGCAAGCTTCGGTGGCGACGCTTCGAGCTCAGCTTCGACGGCGCCGAAGTTTCGGCCTTCGTCGCGCCGGACCTCCCGTCAATCTTGAAGAGCGGCGCGATGAAGCGGCCTGCGTGGAAGCTGCTGCGCTCCGCCGCGGCGAGCCTGCGCGGCGAGGCAGCTAGGGATCGATAG
- a CDS encoding YbdD/YjiX family protein: protein MDCPSCNLPRLDLSRLAARLREGANLMVGQPDYDAYARHRQARHPGAPIMSREEFFLERQARRYGEGGGARVFRCC, encoded by the coding sequence ATGGACTGCCCGAGCTGCAACCTGCCGAGGCTTGATCTCTCGCGTCTCGCCGCGCGGCTGCGCGAGGGCGCCAATTTGATGGTCGGCCAACCCGATTACGACGCCTATGCACGGCATAGACAGGCGCGCCATCCCGGCGCGCCGATCATGTCGCGGGAGGAGTTCTTCCTGGAGAGACAGGCGCGCCGCTATGGCGAGGGCGGCGGCGCCCGGGTCTTCCGTTGCTGTTGA